In a genomic window of Thermodesulfobium sp. 4217-1:
- a CDS encoding universal stress protein, which translates to MDKQSVLVAFRNFKVDRSVLKEATRIARSNAATVCLLNIVERSNILGVYNPVAEEELLTRAEDEIVKAKEYLASEGVEAAGLVRFGERSEIICEVANKLKPVRVVIGNRGLKGIKRFLFGGVPERVVKTSPCPVYVVE; encoded by the coding sequence ATGGACAAACAATCTGTTTTAGTTGCCTTTAGAAACTTTAAGGTTGACAGATCGGTTTTAAAGGAGGCTACAAGAATTGCAAGATCGAATGCGGCGACTGTTTGTCTTCTAAACATAGTTGAACGCTCTAATATACTTGGCGTATATAATCCCGTAGCAGAAGAAGAGCTTCTCACAAGAGCAGAAGACGAAATAGTAAAAGCAAAAGAATATCTTGCATCTGAGGGTGTGGAGGCTGCTGGCTTGGTAAGGTTTGGAGAGAGAAGTGAAATAATATGCGAAGTTGCAAATAAATTGAAACCTGTTAGGGTGGTAATTGGAAACAGAGGCCTTAAGGGAATAAAGAGGTTTTTGTTCGGAGGAGTGCCTGAAAGAGTAGTAAAAACTTCTCCTTGTCCGGTGTACGTCGTAGAATAA
- a CDS encoding HlyD family secretion protein, giving the protein MADQPKENNLKSKFNLSQVKRPTKKVFLISLLIVLIILSPFAYQKVVYSLTHQSTDDAYVEGTYIYISPQISGNIVAVKVERYQQVKKGQVLAEVETSDYTNALNLNQATLNKAQATINEIDSSENQAEAALQQAMDNYTSAKAQAELAQKEKVRYEDLYKQDAVSADVYDTYVTKEKTAVAAMQAAQKAIAQAQAALETIRAQKVTTLYSIKAAQANLDQALVNVQRTQILAPEDGFIAKKFAEVGNYAVPGQTLFILVRKNDLWVTANYKETQIDKMRVGQKVDIQVDAYPGVTFKGHVESFQPGTGAVFSLLPPENATGNFVKVVQRVPVRIAIDSPYDSKHPLYPGLSVNPFVDTGF; this is encoded by the coding sequence ATGGCAGATCAACCTAAAGAAAACAATCTCAAATCTAAGTTTAATCTTTCGCAAGTGAAAAGACCTACCAAAAAGGTATTTCTTATATCCCTTTTGATTGTCCTCATAATACTATCACCATTTGCCTATCAAAAAGTTGTATATTCTCTTACTCACCAGAGTACAGATGACGCATACGTAGAGGGCACATATATTTATATATCCCCCCAGATATCTGGCAATATTGTTGCGGTAAAAGTAGAAAGATACCAGCAGGTAAAGAAAGGCCAGGTTCTTGCTGAAGTTGAAACATCTGACTATACGAACGCATTGAACCTTAATCAGGCGACCTTGAATAAGGCTCAGGCTACAATTAATGAAATTGACAGTTCTGAAAACCAGGCTGAGGCAGCGCTGCAACAAGCTATGGATAACTATACATCGGCTAAGGCACAGGCAGAGCTGGCACAAAAAGAGAAAGTTAGGTACGAAGACCTATACAAGCAGGATGCTGTTTCTGCTGATGTATATGACACTTATGTTACCAAGGAAAAGACTGCAGTGGCTGCAATGCAAGCTGCTCAAAAGGCTATTGCTCAGGCTCAGGCTGCCTTAGAAACCATTAGGGCTCAAAAGGTTACAACTTTGTATTCTATCAAGGCAGCTCAGGCAAACCTCGATCAAGCTCTTGTAAACGTCCAAAGAACACAAATTTTAGCTCCAGAAGACGGCTTTATTGCAAAAAAATTTGCTGAGGTAGGGAATTATGCTGTTCCTGGACAAACCTTGTTCATATTGGTAAGAAAGAATGACCTGTGGGTTACTGCAAATTATAAGGAAACACAGATTGATAAAATGAGAGTCGGACAAAAGGTAGACATACAGGTGGACGCATATCCTGGAGTTACCTTCAAGGGTCACGTTGAAAGCTTCCAACCAGGCACAGGAGCAGTATTTAGTCTTTTACCACCCGAGAACGCTACTGGTAACTTCGTAAAGGTAGTCCAAAGGGTCCCTGTCAGGATAGCAATTGATAGCCCTTACGATTCGAAACATCCTCTTTATCCAGGGCTTTCTGTAAATCCATTTGTTGACACAGGATTTTAA
- a CDS encoding endonuclease III domain-containing protein produces MSKKDIDLLKNYEILYNFFGPQGWWPADSPLEVIVGAVLTQSTSWQNVERAIINLKKEGLLDFEALVNVEQDKLAMLIKPSGYYNIKAKRLKNLIIEIHKNFQDLEDIKKLSMEDARNFLLKINGIGCETADSILLYALGYPVFVIDAYTLRWLERFHIKFSGSKRDRYHQSQALFMKNLPKDSKLFNEYHALIVRMGKEFCKKVPNCKGCPFYIRAL; encoded by the coding sequence TTGAGCAAAAAAGATATTGATCTTTTAAAAAATTATGAAATTCTTTATAATTTTTTTGGTCCACAAGGTTGGTGGCCAGCAGACAGTCCATTAGAGGTTATAGTTGGCGCTGTTCTTACTCAAAGCACTTCATGGCAAAATGTAGAAAGGGCTATTATCAATCTAAAAAAAGAAGGGCTATTGGACTTTGAGGCATTGGTTAATGTTGAGCAGGATAAGCTTGCAATGCTTATTAAGCCTTCAGGATATTACAATATAAAGGCCAAAAGATTAAAAAATCTTATAATAGAAATACATAAAAATTTTCAAGACTTAGAAGATATAAAAAAATTAAGCATGGAAGATGCAAGAAATTTTTTATTAAAGATAAACGGCATTGGATGTGAAACTGCCGATTCCATATTACTTTACGCGCTTGGATATCCAGTTTTTGTAATTGACGCATATACCTTAAGATGGCTTGAAAGATTTCATATAAAATTTTCAGGCAGCAAGAGGGACAGATATCATCAATCACAAGCTTTATTTATGAAAAATTTACCTAAGGATTCTAAATTGTTCAACGAGTACCATGCTTTAATAGTAAGGATGGGGAAAGAATTTTGCAAAAAGGTGCCTAACTGCAAAGGGTGTCCTTTTTACATCAGAGCTCTATAA
- a CDS encoding DHA2 family efflux MFS transporter permease subunit, producing the protein MPNKDSAHPNRWMITLTIMLGTLVAALDTSIVNVALPNMRGSLGASVSEITWVSTAYMLSNVVIMPTIGFLSNLFGKVRFFTFSVIIFGIGSFLCGLAWNMNSMIFFRVIQGIGGGALIPMSQAILRETFPPEEQGKAMGIFGMGVVLGPGIGPTLGGYITDNYNWNWIFYINMPFIILNLIMISLFLKESPDRERHTGKIDYIGLMLMTVGLSTLQIMLEKGQENSWFESDFIVKLAVVSAISLISFVIWELKTDNPVVELRVLKDISFTSATALGGIFGMGLFGSLFLLPMLFESVLGYSVMESGLALMPRSLAMAFAMPLAGRIYNFIGPKKMIFIATILAAISFYPLTTMNLNTNAWDILIPQVIQGVAFAFIFVSLSTAALMTVEKRFMFGASGLFNLVRTVCGSIGIAVFATILENSTTINRAYMVEHIVTNNPFYTQSSLISPATTSPILSTWFANLSGALMQNAGSTPADLPNKAFAILSNYIDLHAAIMAYNTTFFWIFFLFIIAIVFSFLIRDTRPHKLKNKKDSEATENIIEL; encoded by the coding sequence ATGCCAAATAAAGATTCTGCTCACCCGAATAGATGGATGATAACGCTTACGATAATGCTAGGCACGCTGGTAGCCGCTCTTGACACCAGTATAGTAAACGTTGCGCTCCCAAACATGAGAGGATCTCTGGGTGCATCAGTTTCTGAAATTACCTGGGTATCAACTGCATATATGTTGTCCAACGTTGTTATAATGCCTACGATAGGATTTTTGAGCAATTTGTTCGGCAAGGTGAGGTTTTTCACCTTTAGCGTGATTATTTTTGGGATAGGATCATTTCTGTGTGGTCTTGCCTGGAATATGAACTCTATGATCTTTTTCAGGGTTATTCAGGGCATAGGCGGCGGCGCTCTAATCCCTATGTCTCAAGCAATTCTCAGGGAAACCTTTCCGCCAGAAGAGCAGGGCAAGGCTATGGGCATCTTTGGCATGGGCGTTGTTTTAGGCCCTGGTATTGGACCGACACTTGGCGGTTACATTACTGACAACTATAATTGGAACTGGATTTTTTATATAAATATGCCTTTTATAATATTGAATCTAATAATGATATCCCTCTTTTTAAAAGAATCTCCCGATCGTGAAAGGCATACTGGTAAAATTGACTATATTGGTCTTATGTTGATGACAGTGGGGCTCTCTACTTTGCAGATAATGCTCGAAAAGGGTCAAGAAAACTCATGGTTTGAATCCGACTTTATAGTAAAGCTTGCAGTTGTTAGTGCCATTTCTTTGATATCTTTTGTAATATGGGAGTTAAAGACCGATAATCCCGTTGTTGAGCTAAGAGTGCTAAAGGATATATCCTTCACGAGCGCCACTGCGCTTGGCGGTATTTTTGGGATGGGACTTTTCGGGAGTCTTTTTTTATTGCCAATGCTATTCGAAAGCGTTCTCGGTTACTCGGTAATGGAATCTGGGCTGGCCCTTATGCCAAGGAGTCTTGCTATGGCTTTTGCAATGCCGCTTGCTGGTAGGATATATAACTTTATAGGTCCAAAAAAGATGATTTTTATTGCTACGATTTTGGCTGCAATAAGTTTTTATCCTCTTACCACAATGAATCTTAATACAAATGCGTGGGACATCTTAATTCCTCAGGTGATTCAAGGAGTCGCCTTTGCTTTTATATTTGTATCCTTGAGTACTGCAGCGCTAATGACTGTGGAAAAAAGATTTATGTTCGGAGCATCTGGATTATTTAATCTTGTAAGAACGGTTTGCGGCAGTATTGGCATAGCGGTTTTTGCTACCATACTTGAAAATTCTACTACTATAAACAGGGCATATATGGTAGAACACATCGTTACAAACAATCCATTTTACACCCAGAGCTCGCTAATAAGTCCTGCTACCACGTCCCCCATACTTAGCACATGGTTTGCTAATCTAAGCGGTGCCCTGATGCAAAACGCAGGTTCTACTCCTGCAGACTTGCCGAACAAGGCTTTTGCAATTCTGAGCAATTATATTGATCTGCATGCTGCCATAATGGCCTATAACACTACATTTTTTTGGATATTTTTTCTATTTATTATCGCGATAGTATTTAGTTTTCTAATTAGAGACACCAGGCCTCACAAGCTAAAGAATAAAAAGGATTCAGAGGCTACTGAAAACATTATAGAGCTCTGA